The following proteins are co-located in the Malus sylvestris chromosome 13, drMalSylv7.2, whole genome shotgun sequence genome:
- the LOC126597593 gene encoding non-functional NADPH-dependent codeinone reductase 2-like, giving the protein MAATTQIPEVVLDSSAGPKSMPLLAFGTAADNLQPDTLKMAVVEAIKLGYRHFDTASIYGSEQTLGEAIKEALKLGLVDSRDQLFITSKLWCNDAHPDHVIPAIKKSLQNLQLEYLDLYLIHWPISGKPGELVRQLVDLMPMDFKGVWAAMEESQRLGLTKSIGVSNFSSKKIENLLTFASIPPSVNQVELSPFWQQKKLRDFCKDNGIVVTAFSPLGAIGSSWGTNHVLESKVLQDIAEARGKTVAQVCIRWVYQIGATLAVKSYNKERLKQNLQVFDWELSEDDLAKINQIPQKKMLPREDLVATDGSSPYKSVEELWDGEI; this is encoded by the exons ATGGCAGCAACAACCCAAATCCCGGAAGTGGTGCTCGACTCCTCCGCCGGCCCCAAAAGCATGCCGCTGCTCGCCTTCGGCACGGCGGCCGACAACTTACAGCCTGACACGTTGAAAATGGCAGTGGTTGAGGCCATCAAGCTCGGCTACAGGCATTTTGATACGGCTTCGATATATGGCTCCGAGCAGACTCTGGGCGAAGCCATTAAGGAAGCTCTCAAACTTGGCCTTGTTGATTCCAGAGACCAGCTCTTCATCACTTCAAAGCTATGGTGCAATGATGCTCACCCTGATCATGTCATTCCTGCTATCAAGAAATCACTTCA GAATCTTCAATTGGAGTACCTTGACTTGTATCTGATTCACTGGCCTATCAGTGGCAAGCCAGGAGAATTGGTGCGCCAATTAGTTGACCTTATGCCTATGGACTTCAAAGGTGTGTGGGCAGCCATGGAAGAATCTCAAAGACTTGGCCTCACCAAATCCATTGGAGTCAGCAACTTCTCtagcaaaaagattgaaaatttaCTCACTTTTGCTTCCATTCCTCCCTCTGTAAATCAA GTTGAGTTGAGTCCATTCTGGCAACAGAAGAAGCTGAGAGACTTCTGCAAAGACAATGGTATAGTGGTGACTGCATTCTCTCCTCTGGGTGCAATTGGTTCCAGTTGGGGCACCAATCATGTTTTGGAAAGCAAAGTGCTTCAGGATATAGCAGAGGCTCGGGGAAAGACTGTTGCTCAG GTTTGCATTAGATGGGTATACCAAATAGGGGCAACCCTAGCTGTGAAGAGCTACAACAAGGAGAGGTTGAAGCAGAATCTGCAGGTGTTTGACTGGGAGCTATCAGAAGACGATCTTGCGAAGATCAATCAAATCCCACAGAAGAAGATGCTGCCTAGAGAAGACTTGGTTGCGACTGATGGATCATCTCCATACAAGTCTGTTGAAGAATTATGGGATGGAGAGATTTAA
- the LOC126597594 gene encoding cell wall integrity and stress response component 1, with product MVGPSPDLTKVTTIKFLCSYGGKILPRYPDGKLRYLGGETRVLAVPRSISFSELSSKLTELCGPSVTAVSLRCQLPTEDLDALVSIKSNEDLVNLIEEYDRAASSANMKIRAFLSLIPTARTPKSISSPSTSSASAASTTSSSGNSSSSNNYFSAASGSTPRFPMPSSTPVDRCLRQMPPQPSPSTVPFQRPPSKVPHCANIYHARQGHGSNKPASTTGSRPYLVHNGNHWQ from the exons ATGGTCGGACCCTCGCCTGACCTCACCAAGGTCACCACCATCAAATTCCTCTGCAGCTACGGCGGCAAAATCCTCCCCCGTTACCCCGACGGCAAGCTCCGTTACCTTGGCGGCGAAACCCGTGTACTCGCCGTTCCCCGCTCTATTTCCTTTTCCG AGCTGTCGTCCAAGCTGACTGAGTTGTGTGGGCCATCCGTGACGGCGGTTAGTCTCCGCTGTCAACTACCCACCGAAGATCTCGACGCCCTCGTGTCCATCAAGTCCAATGAGGATCTCGTTAATCTCATCGAGGAATACGATAGAGCAGCCTCTTCCGCTAATATGAAGATCAGAGCATTCCTCTCACTCATCCCCACCGCCAGGACACCCAAAAGCATTTCATCCCCTTCAACTTCGTCGGCCTCCGCCGCCTCAACGACGTCGTCCTCTGGCAACTCCTCGTCGTCAAATAACTACTTCAGTGCTGCTTCCGGGTCCACCCCAAGATTTCCCATGCCGTCCTCCACTCCCGTTGACCGTTGCCTCCGTCAAATGCCGCCCCAGCCATCCCCGTCAACGGTGCCGTTTCAGAGACCCCCCTCCAAGGTTCCTCACTGTGCTAATATTTACCATGCTCGCCAAGGCCACGGAAGCAACAAACCTGCAAGTACTACCGGTAGTCGTCCCTACCTCGTTCACAACGGCAATCACTGGCAATAG